The window TGCGCGGTTGCGCGACTGGTGGCCACAAAACTCACGCCTTCTCCCCTGCCGTTGCGGCTTTTTTACATCAACCCGGTGTTTCGGAAGGAAGCCCCTCATGCCGGAAAATTCTCCGAATTCGTTCAGGCGGGCGTTGAACTCATTGGCACCAATACGGTCACTGCTGATTTCGAGCTTCTGAAGACAGCCATTACCACTCTGCAAACCATCGGGCTGTCCCGGTTTCAAATCAACCTGGGACACGTAGGTGTGGTTAACGCTATTTTGACCGAAGCTGGTCTGTCTTCGAATGATCAAGAAACCATTCGCTTCTTTTTGGGGGAAAAACGTCTTCCAGAGCTGGACCAGTTTCTTGTATCCCGGTCCATTTCCTCTGATATTCAGGACATCCTGCGCCAGCTTCCGCTCTGGGTTGGCAAAGAAGAAATCCTAAAAAAATTGGAAGCTCTGTCCGGTTCATTTCAGATTGACGCTATTCTCACCCACTTGAATGCCCTGTACCGGCGCCTCAACGATGAGAATCTCTTGCAATTTGTCACATTTGATCTGGGAAATCTAAAGGGCATGCGCTACTACACGGGGATTCTGTTTGAAATTTTTACTCAAAACCTTGGGTTCCCAATTGGCAGCGGCGGCCGCTACGATCAACTTCTCCAAAAATTCGGGGCCGATCTGCCTGCCGTGGGATTCTCTTTCACATTAGAACGATTGGAGGCTGTCCTATGATGACCCTTGCGCTGGCCAAAGGGCGACTTTTGCAAACGGCCATTCGGCGCCTTCGGGCTGCCGGGGTTGCCCTTTCCGAACCCCACAATCGCGCACTGGTCGCCAACGACGCGTCCAACCAATTCCAGGCAATTTTCATTAAGGACCAGGACGTGCCGCTTTACGTCGAATATGGCATTGCGGATGTGGGCATTTGCGGGAAAGATAATATCTGGGAAAAAGGAGGCGATGTGTACGAGCTTCTGGACCTGAAGTTTGGCACCTGCAATATGGTGGTTGCCGGAAAACAACCGCTTCAAGAATACCAGACCTTGCCGTTCTTAAAGGTCGCTACCAAATATCCCAACATCGCCACCGATTTTTTCTATCGAAAGGGCGTTCCCGTGGAGTTGATTAAACTTTCCGGTTCGGTGGAACTGGGAGCTGTTCTGGGCCTGTCGGATGTGATTGTGGACATCGTCAAAACCGGACGTACCCTCAAGGAAAACAATCTGCACGTACTGGAAACGATTGCCCCTATTTCCGCGCGCCTCATTGTCAACCGGGCCAGCTTTGCCCTGAAACGCCAGGCCATTGAAACCCTTTGCCGGAGACTGAAAACATGATTCCTGTCATTCACGCAAATACATTCAGCCTGAGCCGATTCCAATTACCGGGTGACGATTCCCAGGTATCCAAATCCGTGAAGGAAATTCTGAATTCCGTCCGCCGTGAAGGGGACACCGCCCTGGCACATTGGACACGTCAATTTGACAGCTCGGATTTCGATATTTCCGACATTCCACTGGATTTCCAAAATCCAGAGGCCAAAAAACTTGTAAAACCGGCTTTGTTTGAAATCTTAACTGAATCAGCACGAAATATTGAGATCTTTTCACAACAGCAACTGCCTCGATCCTGGCAAAAAAAGGGGGCTTTGGGTGAAATTGTGGGCGAGCGCTACCTGCCCATGGAACGGGTCGGAATTTACATCCCGGGCGGAAAAGCGCCCTACCCGTCCACCGTGCTTATGACGGCGATCCCCGCTCGTGTGGCCGGCGTAAAGGAGATCGTACTGGTAACGC is drawn from Calditrichota bacterium and contains these coding sequences:
- the hisZ gene encoding ATP phosphoribosyltransferase regulatory subunit, producing MLNRSVAQLPPGVVDYYFKRAEKRRNLEQRLRDQFRLQGFQEVITPTFEYFDVFRRGMRDDLLNQSYRFFNRDGDLLTLRADSTCAVARLVATKLTPSPLPLRLFYINPVFRKEAPHAGKFSEFVQAGVELIGTNTVTADFELLKTAITTLQTIGLSRFQINLGHVGVVNAILTEAGLSSNDQETIRFFLGEKRLPELDQFLVSRSISSDIQDILRQLPLWVGKEEILKKLEALSGSFQIDAILTHLNALYRRLNDENLLQFVTFDLGNLKGMRYYTGILFEIFTQNLGFPIGSGGRYDQLLQKFGADLPAVGFSFTLERLEAVL
- a CDS encoding ATP phosphoribosyltransferase, yielding MTLALAKGRLLQTAIRRLRAAGVALSEPHNRALVANDASNQFQAIFIKDQDVPLYVEYGIADVGICGKDNIWEKGGDVYELLDLKFGTCNMVVAGKQPLQEYQTLPFLKVATKYPNIATDFFYRKGVPVELIKLSGSVELGAVLGLSDVIVDIVKTGRTLKENNLHVLETIAPISARLIVNRASFALKRQAIETLCRRLKT